The nucleotide sequence TCGCTACACGAGGAGGGCGACCGGCGCAGGCATCAGCCCTTCGTGGCCGGCCTCACGAGAAGGGCGAGCGTGGGGCAGGCCGCCACGGCGCGGCGCATGTGCTCCTCCAGGTGCGGAGGCACCGGGTCCGGGTCGATGATCGGGTAGCCCCAGTCGTCGAGGCGGATCAGCTCAGGTAGCAGCTCGGCGCAGAGCCCGTGCCGGTCACAGGCGATCGGGTTGACGATGAGCTTCTTGGTGCCGACCCTGGTCCTTACCGCCACGACGTCGCCCCCGGCGCAGGAACGGGTACAGGAGCCGGCGGAAGGCCGCACGACCGCCGCTTGCGATGGACCGCGATGTCGTCGGCGAAGACGGTCAGTGCAGAGCGGATCATCCGGACCGTGCCGTCGGGA is from Acidimicrobiales bacterium and encodes:
- a CDS encoding ferredoxin, yielding MAVRTRVGTKKLIVNPIACDRHGLCAELLPELIRLDDWGYPIIDPDPVPPHLEEHMRRAVAACPTLALLVRPATKG